A genomic segment from Arcobacter acticola encodes:
- a CDS encoding cell division ATP-binding protein FtsE: MIEAKNIYLSYDDNKYIIKKGNFTIKPKEFIFIGGNSGSGKSTLLKSFYGDIPLKHGSLKIENQEVFGIKGKKLRVLRKDIGIIFQDYKLINEYTIEENIMIPLKINGYSDEVSKDQANKLLAHVRLSHRAGYYPNELSGGEQQRVAVARALAHNPKIIIADEPTGNLDDFSAEVVWNLLKGANEQLGITIVVVTHRVPKNLGIKFRQLSIEDGIIYEVS; this comes from the coding sequence ATGATAGAAGCTAAGAATATTTATCTTTCATATGATGATAATAAATATATTATAAAAAAAGGTAATTTTACTATTAAACCAAAAGAGTTTATCTTTATTGGAGGAAATTCAGGAAGTGGTAAATCTACACTTTTAAAATCTTTTTATGGAGACATCCCTTTAAAACATGGAAGTTTGAAAATTGAAAATCAAGAAGTTTTTGGTATAAAAGGTAAAAAACTAAGAGTTTTAAGAAAAGACATAGGTATTATATTTCAAGATTATAAACTAATAAATGAATATACTATTGAAGAAAACATTATGATACCACTTAAAATAAATGGATACTCAGATGAAGTGTCAAAGGATCAAGCTAATAAATTGTTAGCACATGTAAGATTATCACATAGAGCAGGATATTATCCAAATGAACTAAGTGGTGGAGAGCAACAAAGAGTTGCAGTTGCACGTGCACTTGCACATAATCCGAAAATAATCATTGCAGATGAACCAACAGGAAATCTAGATGATTTTTCAGCTGAAGTTGTATGGAACTTATTAAAAGGTGCTAATGAACAATTGGGTATTACAATTGTTGTAGTAACACACAGAGTTCCAAAAAATCTTGGAATAAAATTTAGACAGTTATCTATTGAGGATGGAATCATTTATGAAGTTTCTTAA
- a CDS encoding YaiI/YqxD family protein translates to MKIFIDGDAFPNLLKPIILRAIEKQKIDTIVIANKKINIGASNHIEYIIVDLGADEADNKIVEMLSENDLVITADIPLADRTINKNGHAIDHRGAMYTEDNIKQYLAIRNLMQEIRDSGEITKGPPAFNQKDAQQFANSLNNFLQKYNKK, encoded by the coding sequence ATGAAAATATTCATAGATGGTGATGCATTTCCAAATCTCTTAAAACCTATAATATTAAGAGCTATTGAAAAACAAAAAATAGATACAATTGTCATTGCAAATAAAAAAATAAATATAGGTGCTTCTAATCATATAGAATATATAATTGTAGATCTTGGTGCAGATGAAGCTGATAATAAAATAGTTGAAATGCTAAGTGAAAATGATTTAGTAATCACAGCGGATATACCACTTGCAGATAGAACAATTAATAAAAATGGCCACGCAATTGATCATAGAGGCGCAATGTACACAGAAGATAATATAAAACAATATCTTGCAATTAGAAATCTAATGCAAGAGATACGAGATAGCGGAGAGATTACTAAAGGCCCACCTGCTTTTAATCAAAAAGATGCTCAACAATTTGCAAATTCTTTAAATAACTTTTTGCAAAAATATAATAAAAAATAA
- a CDS encoding cell division protein FtsX, whose translation MKFLKNLFAFLIPLLSMLITFSIFLLINNVVENYKSKISRDYSIVIVTNTPLEKDSISELAGIKVEKIQVLPNDKIITSIKSSLSDNSIELLKEKLPNFYQIYLEIFPTSSELEEIKETLLQNKNIRKVEVFYKNHNQTYLLLLLLNSVSFILFCIITLFAIIIIAKQIKLWFHEHSVKIAILRLHGASILYSASSILNYALLSSLLAFLISAAFLYYVSHNMTVLFPLELHDIMDIEINLTLELMKIFLLSFCISIFTIFGVLLKYKINND comes from the coding sequence ATGAAGTTTCTTAAAAATTTATTTGCTTTTTTAATTCCATTACTTTCAATGTTAATTACATTTTCGATATTTTTATTAATAAATAATGTAGTTGAAAATTACAAATCTAAAATTTCTAGAGACTACTCAATTGTAATAGTTACAAACACACCTTTAGAAAAAGACTCAATTAGTGAATTAGCAGGAATAAAAGTAGAGAAAATACAAGTTTTGCCAAATGATAAAATTATAACAAGTATAAAATCTAGTTTATCTGATAATTCAATAGAATTATTAAAAGAAAAACTTCCAAATTTTTATCAAATATACTTGGAAATATTTCCTACAAGTAGTGAATTAGAAGAAATAAAAGAAACTTTATTGCAAAATAAAAATATTAGAAAAGTTGAAGTATTCTATAAAAATCATAACCAAACATATTTATTACTACTATTACTTAATAGTGTATCATTTATATTATTTTGTATCATAACTTTGTTCGCAATTATAATTATTGCTAAACAAATAAAACTGTGGTTCCATGAACATAGTGTAAAAATAGCTATTTTAAGATTACATGGTGCTTCAATACTCTATAGTGCATCATCTATTTTAAATTATGCATTATTAAGTTCACTATTGGCATTTTTAATATCTGCTGCATTTTTATATTATGTATCACATAATATGACCGTATTATTTCCTTTAGAGTTACATGATATTATGGATATAGAAATAAATCTTACTTTAGAATTAATGAAAATATTTTTATTATCATTTTGTATATCTATATTTACAATATTTGGTGTTTTATTAAAGTATAAGATCAATAATGACTAA
- a CDS encoding murein hydrolase activator EnvC family protein — MTKIFFLLFLSTNLLFSATNIDKKIQKNKQILDSSAKKEETTSLKIKELADKIESQNSNIINLEKDIKQVNQDIDEHQKLLEDSKQKLDELKSKSTDLIKEKTSNEEQIVNTIIEEFSISIALKLASENSLQELIDSEIYTLLSQHSKDKVLKLNNNYNLLSTNTKSNQKDIEKIASYIEDRQKTKEKLTSLKQKHSSSLENLEEQHKSYQEELSKVAKQQDSLKNLLAELNILKEEENKKAEEERKEKLEKLLAKKKADAKKTIREEAQEEAPNDEIQTAEVRNQRYAKNLNLDVRKIGSSTDGIKIVKYRGTSTIAPLKSFKVVKNFGTYYDPVYKIKLFNESIVLKSDEPKAKVVAVLNGKVVYAKKNAGMLENVVIIQHEDGLHTIYSHLDEISPTLVVGKWIKQGYVVGRVDDSLMFQATKDSSHIDPKDLFKI, encoded by the coding sequence ATGACTAAAATATTTTTCTTGTTGTTTTTAAGTACGAATCTACTTTTTTCGGCTACTAATATCGATAAAAAAATTCAAAAGAATAAACAAATTCTTGATTCCAGTGCAAAAAAAGAAGAAACAACATCTTTAAAAATAAAAGAATTAGCAGATAAAATAGAATCACAAAATTCAAATATTATAAATCTTGAGAAAGATATTAAACAAGTTAATCAAGATATAGATGAGCATCAAAAACTACTTGAAGATTCAAAACAAAAATTAGATGAATTAAAATCTAAATCAACTGATCTAATAAAAGAAAAAACATCTAACGAAGAACAAATAGTTAATACTATAATCGAAGAGTTCTCCATATCAATTGCTTTAAAACTCGCTTCTGAAAATAGCTTACAAGAATTAATTGATAGTGAAATATATACTCTTTTATCTCAACACTCAAAAGATAAAGTATTAAAACTAAATAACAACTATAATCTCCTATCAACAAATACAAAGAGTAATCAAAAAGATATAGAAAAAATTGCTTCTTATATAGAAGATAGACAAAAAACAAAAGAGAAATTAACAAGCTTAAAACAAAAGCATTCTAGCTCACTTGAAAATTTAGAAGAACAGCATAAATCATATCAAGAAGAGTTAAGTAAAGTTGCAAAACAACAAGACTCTTTAAAAAATCTTCTTGCAGAATTAAATATTTTAAAAGAAGAAGAAAATAAAAAAGCTGAAGAAGAGCGAAAAGAAAAGTTAGAAAAACTTTTAGCCAAAAAGAAAGCTGATGCTAAAAAAACCATAAGAGAAGAAGCACAAGAAGAAGCACCAAATGATGAGATTCAAACAGCTGAAGTTAGAAATCAAAGATATGCAAAAAATCTAAATTTAGATGTTAGAAAGATTGGTTCTTCAACTGATGGTATAAAAATTGTTAAATATAGAGGAACATCTACAATTGCACCTCTAAAATCATTTAAGGTTGTTAAAAATTTTGGAACATATTATGATCCAGTTTATAAAATAAAACTTTTTAATGAATCTATTGTTTTAAAAAGCGATGAACCAAAAGCAAAAGTTGTTGCTGTTTTAAATGGAAAAGTAGTTTATGCTAAGAAAAATGCAGGAATGCTTGAAAATGTTGTTATTATTCAGCATGAAGATGGTCTTCATACTATTTACTCTCATTTAGATGAGATATCTCCTACTCTAGTTGTTGGGAAATGGATTAAACAGGGTTATGTTGTAGGACGTGTTGATGATAGCTTAATGTTTCAAGCAACAAAAGATTCATCTCATATAGACCCAAAAGACTTATTTAAAATATAA